From Candidatus Sphingomonas colombiensis, one genomic window encodes:
- a CDS encoding septum formation initiator family protein has translation MRRRPSTFLVTLKRAALPAAALTVMAFFGIYAVAGPNGVLALGDYKRQLVKREHDYAQLDQRRLMLRNRVALLDPRHANPDMVDELVRRELNVAHPDEVIVPLR, from the coding sequence ATGCGTCGCCGGCCGTCAACCTTTCTTGTAACGCTGAAGCGCGCGGCTCTTCCGGCCGCCGCGCTCACCGTCATGGCCTTCTTCGGCATCTATGCCGTCGCGGGGCCAAATGGCGTGCTCGCACTCGGCGATTACAAGCGACAGCTGGTGAAGCGCGAGCATGATTATGCCCAGCTCGATCAGCGCCGGCTGATGCTGCGCAACCGCGTCGCGTTGCTCGATCCGCGCCACGCCAATCCCGATATGGTTGACGAGCTGGTGCGTCGTGAGCTGAACGTCGCGCATCCCGACGAAGTGATCGTCCCACTCCGCTAA
- a CDS encoding MFS transporter, giving the protein MHDGLPLPRRYAAIAAMSFGSALVVIDGGVANVALPTIAHDLGVEHSSVVSIVTVYQVMLVMLLLPFAGLGERIGLKRTYQGGQLIFTIATLLCFFAKSLPFLLIVRAVQALGAAGVLSVSSALIRQIYPSNQLGRGLAINSVVVTSSAAAAPTIGGIVLAFAPWPWVFASAIPFAIVSLLLGRAIPDPAPRHASFDVTAAITCAAMFGLIIGGLESGVHGDSPVVSAAIVLTGIIVGFTFVRSQRREANPILPVDLLARPVLGLSAIGGFIAFTASMTLLISTPFRLQELGFSAAEIGAMIAPWPMTNMIVAPLAGYLSDRVPAGLLGGIGMVVSVIALVLIAFMPAHPTFFDVAWRMALCGSGFGTYLPPNARLIIGSAPRERAAAAGGLVSTVRLTGQTTGATLVAALLAFGVGTGRVPPMISAGFALIAGLCSIARLRPSIRNPSLAETRDEIPTLRQTRY; this is encoded by the coding sequence ATGCACGACGGCCTCCCTCTCCCGCGGCGTTACGCCGCGATCGCCGCGATGTCCTTCGGATCAGCGCTTGTCGTCATCGATGGCGGTGTCGCCAATGTCGCGTTGCCGACCATCGCGCATGATCTGGGCGTGGAGCACAGTTCTGTCGTGTCGATCGTCACCGTTTATCAGGTGATGCTGGTGATGCTGTTGCTGCCCTTTGCCGGGCTGGGCGAGCGGATCGGGCTGAAGCGAACGTATCAGGGCGGGCAGTTGATCTTCACGATCGCGACGCTTTTGTGCTTCTTCGCCAAAAGCCTGCCGTTCTTGCTGATCGTGCGCGCGGTGCAGGCACTGGGAGCAGCCGGGGTGCTGAGCGTCTCCTCCGCATTGATCCGGCAGATCTATCCATCGAACCAGCTCGGGCGCGGGCTTGCGATCAATTCGGTGGTGGTGACCAGTTCGGCCGCCGCCGCGCCGACCATCGGCGGCATCGTGCTGGCATTCGCGCCATGGCCATGGGTGTTCGCAAGCGCGATTCCCTTCGCGATCGTCAGCTTGTTGCTCGGGCGCGCGATCCCCGATCCCGCGCCACGCCATGCCTCGTTCGACGTGACGGCGGCGATCACCTGCGCCGCGATGTTCGGCCTGATTATCGGTGGGCTGGAAAGCGGCGTTCACGGCGACAGCCCGGTCGTGTCCGCCGCGATCGTGCTGACCGGCATCATCGTCGGGTTCACCTTCGTGCGCAGCCAGCGCCGCGAGGCCAATCCGATCCTGCCGGTCGATCTGCTCGCACGCCCCGTGCTGGGGTTGAGCGCGATCGGCGGCTTCATCGCCTTTACCGCGTCCATGACGCTGCTGATCTCCACCCCGTTCCGATTGCAGGAGCTGGGATTTTCGGCGGCGGAGATCGGTGCGATGATCGCGCCATGGCCGATGACCAATATGATCGTCGCGCCGCTTGCCGGCTATCTTTCCGATCGCGTTCCCGCTGGCCTGCTCGGCGGGATCGGCATGGTGGTGTCGGTCATCGCATTGGTGTTGATCGCGTTCATGCCGGCGCATCCGACCTTTTTCGACGTAGCATGGCGCATGGCGCTGTGCGGCTCCGGCTTCGGCACTTACCTGCCGCCGAACGCCCGGCTGATCATCGGCTCGGCCCCGCGTGAGCGGGCGGCCGCGGCTGGCGGCTTGGTCTCCACTGTCCGCCTGACCGGCCAGACGACGGGTGCGACGCTGGTGGCGGCGCTGCTCGCATTCGGCGTCGGCACCGGGCGCGTACCGCCGATGATCTCGGCCGGCTTCGCGCTGATCGCGGGCCTGTGCAGCATCGCGCGGCTACGCCCCTCGATCCGCAATCCGTCGCTCGCCGAAACGCGGGACGAAATCCCGACGCTGCGGCAGACGCGCTACTGA
- a CDS encoding prolyl oligopeptidase family serine peptidase gives MRHLTLAFCLVALAAGPALAQTKKMTDDPYIWLEDKDGAKPLAWVESENARALARLESDSRFRTYYDEAFAIASAKDRIPMPEQVGGRILNFWRDAEHPQGIWRWTSEADYAAASPEWTTLLDLDALSKAEGKKWVWKGATCLQPEERLCLVQLSEGGEDAVELREFDLVTGRFVDGGFHLPTSKQGATWIDKDSLLVSRDWGQGTMTASSYPFVVKLVKRGQPLDQAIEVFRGQQDDQLGSYAGTLTDAAGNRLVMIERRNTFFGGEKFVWTPAGTRKLDVPARAFASGMVDGRVVFETSDPWGDVAAGAIAWVPLAELNAGKLSPRVLFAPDARQSVQGVATTRDRVLVTYIDNVRGRLASFAASGDGWRQTALPVPENMSVGIVSTTDRSDKAFVAINGFATPTILAAVDAATADAPVTLKTLPARFDATGVKVEQYEAVSSDGTKVPYFVVLPKDAKLDGTMPTLMTAYGGFELARLPTYLGATGKIWTEQGGAFVLANIRGGGEFGPKWHDAGRKTKRQIIYDDFAAVARDLFARKITSTRKLGIYGGSNGGLLMGVELTQHPELWNAVTIQVPLLDMMRYEKIAAGASWVDEYGSVSVPAERAFLEKISPYNNLKRGVAYPEPYIWTTTKDDRVGPQHARKFAARMKEYGLPYLFYEDIAGGHSGDADIAQGARLQALQMVYFSQRLIWPATK, from the coding sequence ATGCGTCATCTCACGCTGGCTTTCTGCCTCGTTGCCCTTGCCGCCGGACCGGCGCTCGCGCAGACGAAAAAGATGACGGACGATCCCTATATCTGGCTCGAAGACAAGGACGGCGCCAAGCCCCTCGCCTGGGTTGAGAGCGAAAATGCGCGCGCGCTGGCTCGGCTGGAGAGCGATTCGCGTTTCCGCACTTATTATGACGAGGCGTTCGCCATCGCATCGGCCAAGGATCGCATCCCGATGCCGGAGCAGGTGGGCGGGCGTATCCTGAATTTCTGGCGCGATGCGGAGCATCCGCAAGGCATCTGGCGCTGGACGAGCGAGGCGGATTACGCCGCCGCTTCGCCTGAATGGACCACGTTGCTCGATCTCGACGCGCTGTCGAAGGCGGAGGGCAAGAAGTGGGTGTGGAAGGGCGCGACCTGCCTTCAGCCCGAGGAGCGGCTGTGCCTCGTCCAGCTTTCCGAGGGCGGCGAGGATGCGGTGGAGCTGCGCGAGTTCGATCTCGTGACCGGCCGGTTCGTCGATGGCGGTTTCCACCTGCCGACATCGAAACAGGGCGCGACCTGGATCGACAAGGACAGTTTGCTCGTCTCGCGCGATTGGGGGCAGGGGACGATGACCGCGTCCAGCTACCCCTTCGTGGTCAAGCTGGTGAAGCGGGGCCAGCCGCTCGATCAGGCGATCGAGGTTTTTCGCGGGCAGCAGGATGACCAGCTCGGCAGCTATGCCGGGACGTTGACCGACGCGGCCGGCAACCGGCTTGTGATGATCGAGCGGCGCAACACCTTCTTCGGCGGCGAAAAGTTCGTCTGGACGCCGGCCGGCACACGCAAGCTCGACGTGCCGGCACGGGCCTTCGCAAGCGGGATGGTCGATGGCCGGGTGGTTTTCGAGACGAGCGATCCGTGGGGCGACGTGGCCGCCGGCGCGATCGCCTGGGTGCCGTTGGCGGAGTTGAACGCGGGCAAGCTCAGTCCCCGCGTGCTGTTCGCGCCCGATGCGCGGCAATCGGTGCAGGGGGTGGCGACGACGCGCGATCGGGTGCTCGTCACCTATATCGACAATGTGCGCGGGCGGCTGGCGAGCTTTGCGGCGTCCGGCGACGGCTGGCGACAGACCGCGCTGCCGGTGCCGGAAAACATGAGCGTCGGCATCGTCAGCACCACTGATCGCAGCGACAAAGCCTTTGTCGCGATCAATGGCTTCGCCACGCCGACGATCCTCGCCGCGGTGGATGCGGCGACGGCAGACGCGCCGGTCACCCTCAAGACCTTGCCCGCGCGGTTCGACGCGACGGGCGTGAAGGTCGAGCAATATGAGGCGGTGTCGAGCGACGGCACGAAGGTGCCCTATTTCGTCGTGCTGCCGAAAGACGCGAAGCTCGATGGTACCATGCCGACGCTGATGACGGCTTATGGCGGGTTCGAGCTTGCGCGGTTGCCGACCTATCTCGGCGCGACCGGCAAGATCTGGACGGAGCAGGGCGGGGCGTTCGTGCTCGCCAATATCCGGGGCGGCGGCGAATTCGGGCCGAAATGGCATGACGCGGGCCGCAAGACCAAGCGGCAGATCATCTATGACGATTTCGCTGCGGTCGCGCGGGATCTGTTCGCGCGCAAGATCACCAGCACCAGAAAACTGGGCATTTATGGCGGGTCGAACGGTGGCTTGCTGATGGGGGTCGAACTCACCCAGCACCCCGAATTGTGGAATGCGGTGACCATCCAGGTGCCGCTGCTCGATATGATGCGTTACGAGAAGATCGCGGCGGGCGCCTCATGGGTGGACGAATATGGTTCGGTCAGCGTACCAGCGGAACGCGCCTTTCTTGAAAAAATATCGCCTTATAACAATCTAAAGCGCGGCGTTGCTTATCCGGAACCTTATATCTGGACGACAACCAAGGACGATCGCGTCGGGCCGCAGCACGCGCGCAAATTCGCGGCGCGGATGAAGGAATATGGGCTGCCATATCTGTTTTATGAGGATATTGCGGGCGGACATTCTGGAGATGCGGATATCGCGCAGGGCGCACGATTGCAGGCGCTTCAGATGGTTTATTTCAGCCAGCGGCTGATTTGGCCGGCAACAAAATAA